One Capsicum annuum cultivar UCD-10X-F1 chromosome 2, UCD10Xv1.1, whole genome shotgun sequence genomic window carries:
- the LOC107859512 gene encoding G-type lectin S-receptor-like serine/threonine-protein kinase B120 isoform X1, producing MQVGNDQICEYICSSDCSCNAYSYSTSGECLLWNGDLIDLSRIPNNSRQVVFNIKLSERSNKGKKKPLLVGLAASITSAIFLCGTCCYFLWRTKLKEKGILGKKKFREILLFESATDLSKPGTSSNKGQQKKCAVELKFFKLRELKAVTDNFSPHNKVGEGGFGSVFKGQLLDGQKIAVKRLSTQSQQGISEFKTEALLIAKLQHRNLVRFLGCCVEDEEKMLIYEYMPNKSLDYFIFDESRKSLLDWKKRYEIIIGIARGILYLHQDSRLRIIHRDLKASNILLDEDMNPKISDFGTARIFSGNQNEDKTNRVVRTYAYMSPEYARAGLFSIKSDVFSFGVILLEIISGTKNTVSYTSDSPPNLIRRAWELWNDGKAFELVDSSIVDSCSSEEALRCILVGLLCLQLNAADRPTMSTILYMLRIEATVPSPKQPFITPNSDSIITEITSSSINEVTITAPDVR from the exons ATGCAAGTAGGAAATGATCAGATCTGTGAATATATATGTTCATCTGACTGCTCATGCAATGCTTATTCTTACAGCACTAGTGGAGAGTGCTTATTATGGAATGGCGATCTGATCGATCTGTCAAGAATACCTAATAATTCACGTCAAGTAGTGTTCAACATTAAGCTTTCTGAGCGCTCCAACAAAG GAAAGAAGAAACCACTACTGGTAGGACTAGCAGCATCCATCACTTCTGCAATTTTTCTCTGTGGTACATGCTGTTATTTTCTATGGAGAACAAAGCTCAAGGAAAAAG ggattttgggaaagaaaaagttcagagaaattttactttttgagtcAGCAACTGATTTGTCAAAACCTGGAACTTCCAGTAATAAAGGACAACAAAAGAAATGTGCCGTTGAACTGAAGTTCTTTAAATTACGTGAGCTGAAAGCTGTGACGGACAATTTTTCCCCTCACAATAAGGTTGGAGAAGGAGGTTTCGGGTCTGTTTTTAAG GGTCAATTGCTAGATGGGCAGAAAATAGCTGTGAAAAGGCTATCAACTCAATCACAGCAAGGTATCAGTGAGTTCAAAACTGAGGCCCTTCTCATTGCTAAACTTCAACATAGAAATCTTGTTAGGTTCCTTGGCTGCTGTGTAGAAGACGAGGAGAAAATGTTGATCTACGAATATATGCCAAACAAAAGTCTAGACTATTTCATATTCG ATGAGAGCAGGAAGTCGTTGCTTGATTGGAAAAAGCGGTATGAAATCATTATTGGAATAGCCAGAGGGATACTCTATCTTCATCAGGACTCAAGATTAAGAATAATACACCGTGATCTGAAAGCTAGCAACATTCTTTTAGATGAAGATATGAACCCCAAGATATCAGATTTTGGTACTGCTAGAATATTTAGTGGAAATCAAAATGAAGATAAGACTAATCGAGTCGTTAGAACATA TGCCTATATGTCACCTGAATATGCTCGAGCTGGTCTCTTCTCCATAAAATCTGATGTCTTTAGCTTTGGTGTTATATTATTGGAGATCATTAGTGGCACAAAGAACACGGTCTCTTATACTAGTGATTCCCCTCCAAATTTGATAAGACGG GCCTGGGAGTTGTGGAATGATGGTAAGGCGTTTGAGCTGGTAGATTCATCAATAGTTGATTCTTGTTCCAGTGAGGAAGCACTGCGTTGCATTCTAGTAGGACTATTGTGTTTGCAACTCAATGCAGCAGACAGACCAACCATGTCAACAATTCTGTACATGCTACGTATTGAAGCAACGGTTCCCTCCCCGAAGCAGCCCTTCATTACCCCTAACTCAGACTCGATTATTACAGAAATCACATCATCTTCGATCAATGAGGTGACAATTACAGCACCTGATGTTCGTTAG
- the LOC107859512 gene encoding G-type lectin S-receptor-like serine/threonine-protein kinase B120 isoform X2, with product MSVCKITSGECLLWNGDLIDLSRIPNNSRQVVFNIKLSERSNKGKKKPLLVGLAASITSAIFLCGTCCYFLWRTKLKEKGILGKKKFREILLFESATDLSKPGTSSNKGQQKKCAVELKFFKLRELKAVTDNFSPHNKVGEGGFGSVFKGQLLDGQKIAVKRLSTQSQQGISEFKTEALLIAKLQHRNLVRFLGCCVEDEEKMLIYEYMPNKSLDYFIFDESRKSLLDWKKRYEIIIGIARGILYLHQDSRLRIIHRDLKASNILLDEDMNPKISDFGTARIFSGNQNEDKTNRVVRTYAYMSPEYARAGLFSIKSDVFSFGVILLEIISGTKNTVSYTSDSPPNLIRRAWELWNDGKAFELVDSSIVDSCSSEEALRCILVGLLCLQLNAADRPTMSTILYMLRIEATVPSPKQPFITPNSDSIITEITSSSINEVTITAPDVR from the exons ATGTCTGTATGCAAAAT CACTAGTGGAGAGTGCTTATTATGGAATGGCGATCTGATCGATCTGTCAAGAATACCTAATAATTCACGTCAAGTAGTGTTCAACATTAAGCTTTCTGAGCGCTCCAACAAAG GAAAGAAGAAACCACTACTGGTAGGACTAGCAGCATCCATCACTTCTGCAATTTTTCTCTGTGGTACATGCTGTTATTTTCTATGGAGAACAAAGCTCAAGGAAAAAG ggattttgggaaagaaaaagttcagagaaattttactttttgagtcAGCAACTGATTTGTCAAAACCTGGAACTTCCAGTAATAAAGGACAACAAAAGAAATGTGCCGTTGAACTGAAGTTCTTTAAATTACGTGAGCTGAAAGCTGTGACGGACAATTTTTCCCCTCACAATAAGGTTGGAGAAGGAGGTTTCGGGTCTGTTTTTAAG GGTCAATTGCTAGATGGGCAGAAAATAGCTGTGAAAAGGCTATCAACTCAATCACAGCAAGGTATCAGTGAGTTCAAAACTGAGGCCCTTCTCATTGCTAAACTTCAACATAGAAATCTTGTTAGGTTCCTTGGCTGCTGTGTAGAAGACGAGGAGAAAATGTTGATCTACGAATATATGCCAAACAAAAGTCTAGACTATTTCATATTCG ATGAGAGCAGGAAGTCGTTGCTTGATTGGAAAAAGCGGTATGAAATCATTATTGGAATAGCCAGAGGGATACTCTATCTTCATCAGGACTCAAGATTAAGAATAATACACCGTGATCTGAAAGCTAGCAACATTCTTTTAGATGAAGATATGAACCCCAAGATATCAGATTTTGGTACTGCTAGAATATTTAGTGGAAATCAAAATGAAGATAAGACTAATCGAGTCGTTAGAACATA TGCCTATATGTCACCTGAATATGCTCGAGCTGGTCTCTTCTCCATAAAATCTGATGTCTTTAGCTTTGGTGTTATATTATTGGAGATCATTAGTGGCACAAAGAACACGGTCTCTTATACTAGTGATTCCCCTCCAAATTTGATAAGACGG GCCTGGGAGTTGTGGAATGATGGTAAGGCGTTTGAGCTGGTAGATTCATCAATAGTTGATTCTTGTTCCAGTGAGGAAGCACTGCGTTGCATTCTAGTAGGACTATTGTGTTTGCAACTCAATGCAGCAGACAGACCAACCATGTCAACAATTCTGTACATGCTACGTATTGAAGCAACGGTTCCCTCCCCGAAGCAGCCCTTCATTACCCCTAACTCAGACTCGATTATTACAGAAATCACATCATCTTCGATCAATGAGGTGACAATTACAGCACCTGATGTTCGTTAG